In Gammaproteobacteria bacterium, one DNA window encodes the following:
- a CDS encoding DUF1799 domain-containing protein, translated as MDPRAADPPEWQEAIAKREQGDDDDENDDETELFGVFPENWQAVMVFVRLRRCWRVDRFAGVYDGLDRPAIESTLKMLGIKKKDRPEILAKLEIMEDAALPILNRKA; from the coding sequence ATGGATCCCCGCGCCGCCGATCCGCCGGAGTGGCAAGAAGCAATAGCAAAACGGGAGCAAGGCGATGATGACGACGAAAACGACGATGAAACCGAGCTCTTCGGGGTTTTCCCGGAAAACTGGCAAGCGGTCATGGTTTTTGTGCGGCTGCGCCGTTGCTGGCGCGTTGATCGCTTTGCCGGTGTGTACGACGGCCTGGATCGCCCTGCGATAGAGAGCACGCTAAAAATGCTGGGCATCAAGAAAAAAGACCGTCCGGAAATATTGGCAAAGCTGGAAATCATGGAAGATGCGGCACTCCCTATCCTCAATCGTAAAGCCTAA
- a CDS encoding major capsid protein gives MSQMAAPLVADPVLTQIARGYKNPAFVGNALFPVVPVGLRGGNIIEFGKESFRLYNTARAPGSKVAVAQFGYTGKPYALTDHSISGLVPVEHLQEAANQAPSINLATGAVNFARNIILQRLEIDQATIARTAGTYASSNKITLSSTAQWSDYSGTSDPIRDVDDYKEAVRAKVGVDPNTILLPSKVFRKVKNHPKVLERIKYTGRDSATPEILAGLFEVENVVIGKGVYQDADGNMQDVWGKDVILAYTNTGSVADMGAPSYGYTYQLSGYPVSEAAYYDNGYRSWLYPCTDSVSPVIAGADAGFLVINAIA, from the coding sequence ATGTCCCAGATGGCAGCCCCTTTAGTCGCCGATCCCGTTCTCACGCAGATCGCGCGCGGTTATAAAAACCCCGCATTCGTCGGCAATGCATTGTTCCCGGTTGTGCCTGTCGGTTTGCGCGGCGGCAACATCATCGAATTCGGCAAGGAATCTTTCCGGCTTTACAACACGGCGCGCGCGCCGGGATCGAAGGTTGCGGTTGCGCAATTCGGTTACACCGGCAAGCCGTATGCGCTGACCGATCATTCGATCAGCGGATTGGTGCCTGTCGAGCATCTGCAAGAAGCCGCCAATCAAGCGCCGAGCATCAATCTGGCAACCGGCGCGGTTAATTTCGCCCGCAACATTATCCTGCAGCGGCTTGAAATAGATCAGGCAACCATTGCGCGCACGGCCGGGACATACGCATCGAGCAATAAAATAACGCTATCTAGCACCGCCCAGTGGTCTGATTATTCCGGCACATCCGATCCGATCCGCGATGTCGACGACTACAAAGAGGCGGTACGGGCAAAAGTAGGTGTTGACCCGAACACGATACTGCTGCCGTCGAAAGTGTTCCGGAAAGTCAAAAACCATCCAAAAGTATTGGAGCGCATCAAATACACCGGGCGCGATTCGGCAACGCCGGAAATTCTGGCCGGATTGTTCGAAGTCGAAAATGTGGTTATCGGCAAAGGCGTTTATCAGGATGCCGACGGCAACATGCAAGATGTCTGGGGCAAGGATGTAATTCTTGCGTACACCAACACCGGTTCCGTGGCCGACATGGGCGCGCCGAGCTATGGCTACACCTATCAACTGTCCGGCTATCCGGTCTCCGAGGCGGCTTATTACGACAACGGCTATAGATCATGGCTCTACCCCTGCACGGACAGTGTATCGCCCGTAATTGCAGGTGCCGACGCCGGTTTCCTAGTCATCAACGCCATCGCATAA
- a CDS encoding DUF1320 domain-containing protein, which translates to MAYCTQQDMIDRYGEEELIQLTDREQTGEIDATVLGAAIDDATGTMDAYLGTRYTLPLATVPAVLKRIGCDIARYLLHGNEAPESVADRNSVAIEFLQAVAKGDLDLAVGSTSQNSGGVAFESGTSAFGETENWP; encoded by the coding sequence ATGGCCTACTGCACGCAACAGGACATGATCGACCGGTACGGTGAGGAGGAGCTGATCCAACTGACCGACCGCGAGCAAACCGGCGAAATAGACGCCACCGTGCTCGGTGCCGCCATCGATGACGCTACTGGAACGATGGACGCTTACCTTGGCACGCGCTACACGCTGCCCCTGGCCACGGTACCGGCGGTGCTAAAGCGGATCGGCTGCGACATCGCCCGCTACCTGCTCCACGGCAACGAAGCGCCGGAAAGCGTGGCGGACAGGAACAGCGTGGCAATCGAATTTTTGCAAGCGGTAGCGAAAGGCGATCTGGATCTGGCGGTAGGCAGCACATCCCAGAACAGCGGCGGTGTGGCGTTTGAATCAGGCACATCCGCATTCGGTGAGACGGAGAACTGGCCGTGA
- a CDS encoding phage tail length tape measure family protein → MSKNLEVGVKITADGKGLVGEARASKDALNQLGETAKRANNEAASSAERFTANLKRQADTLGMTSAQVRAYDAAQMEMTQAQRASVEASNRAITSYENQQVALDDLRTRAAAAGVAVGTALVAGLKASITAAGQAEQSHLRLGAVLNSTRHAAGLTKANLDEMADSMKDKLGIDDDALRDSMAVLLTFRNISRNSFGEALETSANLAAVMQTDLKSAVLQLGKALESPDEGLTALKRSGVSFSETQKDMIKDLVETGRQAEAITLILKTMKEQGLDGVAESMNQGITQSSRDASMAWDDLLKTVGGTDTVKSGVDIVLGSWTGYLKDMRQVIESGDWLDRLAFFTIGLKTPDMIAKSNAPAAAADPAQQALADEGLARQKAAQQAEIAAIAKKKADEEAAKAAEEASKRAIAAANARAEAEKRAYQQSIDGANRTIAALKLETEQIGLNAIQKKMLVAATEAAKAPTEELAQEIMASAQAWAMATQQQEELMAAEKERMEGIKAIEKAEQDAARAAEEAARKSAAEWNQLWGGVEQTAKTAFVQFAAHGKSAMQSIGESIKVAIIDVLYQLTVRKWIINIGASLSGVLGAGTANAAGAGNIISSGSNLLSNGLNIGSLIGRGASALGFSSFGAGASGAATAGVFGAGGLNYLGGAGTALGAGAEFGGMAAAGAGLSAGLAAAAGPLAIAFAATQGLKMLAGDKRLGGGFGNVMNKIGDIPILGDMMPIIPLINALFGRGPLKQKETSLTGSIGMEGFESGMLQTRFVAKGGLFRSNKTDFARVDAVTGDVWTDNQKQLGAFAEGLSKASKEIFGVFNDTAKQTSTALKQVGGDLGLSTDALKDFHYQINLVSEKGKALTEEQIGKEIESMTDAMVRKLLPTVDEFSKRGETSIQTISRLGAEFNALVSGAELLLGKSSADAKAMINGGTYQGRTAFVDAAGGLDVLNQKVAFFADNFLTEAERLAPVQGKVNDELKRLGLSTDLTRDQFRGLVQSFGQVNGITEETLQALLTLAPAFAQVRTETANLTGAAFAGLQKAVEVEKTKITQQYNDALKTVNGRIEDVTQSVGKLRTLSDALKATVSQIRPMSRDAAKQQIQDAISAARAGGALPEADSLREALGTLGKGAPGFTGSFEYAREQAKTANLVASLGKMTDDQLTLDERSLAALEAQRDRLTAGFEAETARLDNLLTQGQAQIDALNGINTGIASLADAIGKFNAASMAAGGGAISGGSLGNPDISNQQIIDYFKTAHTPDEIARDAGKYGVSSAQIVATGRFTQAEADKFFSDNPDIPRFAKGGFHRGGMRIVGENGPELESTGPSRITSNNDLTKLLSNADVVEQLKTLIGKIEETTTYNKRVSDKLDAVTTISNGKIVLRTGT, encoded by the coding sequence ATGTCAAAAAACCTCGAAGTTGGCGTAAAAATCACGGCGGACGGAAAAGGTCTGGTTGGTGAGGCGCGTGCATCAAAGGATGCACTGAATCAACTCGGCGAAACCGCCAAGCGCGCAAACAACGAAGCGGCTTCTTCCGCTGAGCGTTTTACCGCAAACCTGAAACGCCAGGCTGATACGCTCGGCATGACATCCGCGCAAGTGCGCGCGTATGACGCGGCACAAATGGAGATGACACAAGCCCAGCGCGCCTCGGTGGAAGCGAGCAACCGGGCGATTACATCGTACGAAAATCAACAGGTAGCGCTGGACGATCTCAGAACCCGTGCGGCGGCGGCCGGTGTTGCCGTCGGTACTGCACTGGTTGCCGGGCTAAAAGCATCGATTACCGCAGCCGGTCAGGCGGAGCAGTCGCACTTGCGGCTTGGAGCTGTGCTGAATAGCACCCGTCACGCGGCAGGGTTGACCAAAGCCAATCTGGACGAAATGGCCGACAGCATGAAGGACAAGCTGGGCATCGACGATGACGCGCTGCGCGATTCGATGGCTGTTTTGCTGACTTTCCGCAACATTTCGCGCAACAGCTTCGGCGAGGCGCTGGAAACATCCGCGAATTTGGCAGCGGTCATGCAAACCGATCTTAAATCGGCGGTGTTGCAACTCGGTAAAGCGTTGGAAAGCCCGGACGAAGGATTAACGGCGCTGAAACGCTCGGGTGTGTCTTTTTCTGAGACACAAAAAGACATGATTAAGGATCTGGTGGAAACCGGCCGACAAGCCGAAGCCATCACGCTGATCCTGAAAACCATGAAAGAGCAAGGGCTCGACGGCGTCGCTGAATCGATGAACCAGGGAATCACCCAATCATCGCGTGATGCCAGCATGGCCTGGGATGATCTGCTCAAAACCGTTGGCGGCACGGATACCGTTAAAAGCGGTGTCGATATCGTATTGGGTTCATGGACAGGTTACCTGAAAGACATGCGGCAGGTTATCGAGTCCGGAGACTGGCTCGACCGTCTGGCATTTTTCACCATCGGCCTGAAAACGCCGGACATGATCGCCAAAAGCAATGCACCGGCGGCAGCGGCCGATCCGGCCCAGCAAGCGCTTGCCGATGAAGGATTGGCGCGGCAGAAAGCGGCGCAGCAAGCTGAGATCGCGGCGATTGCCAAGAAAAAGGCCGACGAGGAAGCCGCTAAAGCCGCCGAAGAAGCCAGCAAACGCGCCATCGCGGCAGCCAATGCGCGCGCGGAAGCGGAGAAACGCGCTTATCAACAATCGATTGATGGCGCAAACCGCACCATCGCTGCCCTAAAGCTAGAAACCGAGCAAATCGGCCTGAACGCCATCCAGAAAAAAATGCTCGTGGCAGCCACGGAGGCCGCAAAAGCGCCGACCGAAGAGCTGGCGCAAGAAATCATGGCATCGGCGCAAGCCTGGGCGATGGCGACGCAGCAACAAGAAGAACTGATGGCTGCGGAAAAAGAGCGCATGGAAGGCATCAAGGCCATCGAAAAAGCCGAACAGGATGCGGCGCGCGCGGCTGAGGAAGCAGCCAGAAAATCGGCAGCCGAGTGGAACCAATTGTGGGGCGGTGTCGAGCAGACTGCCAAAACGGCATTTGTGCAATTCGCCGCGCACGGCAAATCCGCGATGCAGTCCATCGGCGAATCGATCAAGGTGGCGATTATCGATGTGTTGTATCAGCTCACCGTGCGCAAGTGGATCATCAATATCGGGGCATCGCTCAGCGGTGTGCTGGGTGCCGGTACCGCCAATGCGGCCGGGGCTGGCAACATCATCAGCAGCGGCTCGAATCTTTTATCAAATGGCCTGAATATCGGCTCGCTGATTGGGCGCGGCGCGTCTGCACTTGGATTCTCGTCATTCGGTGCCGGAGCTAGCGGTGCGGCAACGGCCGGTGTGTTTGGTGCGGGTGGGCTGAATTACCTTGGCGGTGCTGGAACAGCGCTTGGAGCTGGTGCGGAATTTGGCGGTATGGCGGCAGCTGGAGCCGGGTTAAGTGCTGGGCTGGCTGCTGCGGCCGGGCCTTTAGCCATCGCTTTCGCGGCTACGCAAGGCTTGAAAATGCTGGCCGGTGACAAAAGGCTGGGCGGCGGGTTTGGTAATGTTATGAACAAAATCGGCGATATCCCCATCTTGGGCGACATGATGCCGATCATCCCGCTGATCAATGCACTGTTTGGCCGTGGGCCATTGAAACAAAAAGAAACATCGCTAACCGGTTCGATTGGGATGGAAGGTTTTGAATCCGGCATGCTGCAAACGCGCTTTGTGGCAAAAGGCGGCTTGTTCCGCAGCAATAAAACGGATTTCGCGCGTGTCGATGCGGTCACCGGAGACGTTTGGACTGACAATCAAAAGCAGCTTGGCGCATTCGCGGAAGGTTTATCGAAAGCATCCAAGGAAATATTCGGTGTTTTTAACGATACTGCAAAACAAACATCAACCGCATTAAAGCAAGTCGGCGGCGATCTGGGTTTAAGCACCGATGCGCTGAAGGATTTTCATTACCAGATCAATTTGGTATCGGAAAAAGGCAAGGCGTTAACGGAAGAACAAATCGGCAAGGAAATCGAGAGCATGACCGATGCAATGGTGCGCAAGCTATTGCCAACGGTGGATGAATTCTCTAAACGCGGCGAAACATCAATCCAAACAATCAGCCGCCTGGGCGCTGAATTCAACGCACTGGTCAGCGGCGCTGAATTGTTGCTGGGTAAATCTTCCGCCGATGCGAAGGCGATGATTAATGGCGGCACGTATCAGGGCCGTACCGCGTTTGTCGATGCGGCGGGCGGTTTGGATGTGTTGAATCAGAAAGTGGCTTTTTTCGCCGACAATTTCCTGACCGAAGCCGAGCGCCTGGCACCGGTACAAGGCAAAGTTAATGATGAATTAAAACGCCTCGGTTTATCAACCGATTTAACGCGCGATCAATTCCGTGGACTTGTGCAATCGTTCGGGCAGGTTAACGGAATCACCGAAGAAACATTGCAAGCGCTGTTAACGCTGGCCCCGGCATTTGCGCAAGTGCGCACCGAAACTGCAAACCTGACCGGCGCGGCATTCGCAGGATTGCAAAAAGCCGTCGAAGTGGAAAAAACAAAAATCACGCAGCAATATAACGACGCGCTTAAAACCGTCAACGGCCGCATTGAGGATGTAACCCAATCGGTCGGCAAACTGCGCACCCTGTCCGATGCGCTCAAAGCCACCGTCAGCCAGATCCGGCCAATGAGCCGCGATGCCGCAAAACAGCAAATTCAGGACGCCATCTCCGCCGCGCGCGCCGGTGGCGCGCTGCCGGAAGCCGATAGCCTGCGCGAAGCGCTGGGCACATTGGGCAAAGGCGCGCCGGGATTCACCGGCAGCTTTGAATATGCGCGCGAACAAGCCAAAACGGCCAATCTGGTGGCCAGCTTGGGCAAAATGACCGACGATCAGCTCACGCTCGATGAACGCAGCCTGGCAGCATTGGAAGCGCAGCGCGACCGCTTGACCGCCGGTTTTGAAGCCGAAACCGCGCGGCTGGATAACTTGCTGACGCAGGGCCAAGCGCAGATCGATGCGCTGAACGGCATCAATACCGGCATTGCTTCACTGGCGGACGCAATCGGCAAATTCAACGCGGCCAGCATGGCGGCCGGTGGCGGTGCGATCAGCGGCGGTTCGCTGGGCAATCCGGACATCAGCAACCAGCAGATTATCGATTATTTCAAAACCGCGCACACCCCGGACGAAATCGCCAGAGACGCGGGCAAATATGGCGTGTCATCGGCGCAGATCGTTGCCACCGGACGATTTACCCAAGCCGAAGCGGACAAGTTTTTTAGCGATAACCCGGACATTCCACGCTTTGCAAAAGGCGGTTTTCATCGCGGCGGCATGCGCATCGTTGGCGAAAACGGCCCGGAACTGGAATCGACCGGCCCGAGCAGAATTACCAGCAATAACGATCTGACCAAGCTGTTGAGCAATGCGGATGTGGTTGAGCAGTTGAAAACTCTAATCGGAAAGATAGAAGAAACTACGACATATAACAAGCGTGTGTCCGATAAGCTGGACGCAGTAACGACGATTTCAAATGGAAAAATCGTGTTGAGGACGGGGACATGA
- a CDS encoding DUF2190 family protein, whose translation MQFTPLLPLTMTASGAVTAERFVTPAGAQVSSAGAAAIGVSRMTAANGASMTVDTYGTAIIEAGGSISKGTKVKSGADGRALTYDTGTATGIALQESTGAGQRIEILVLPAA comes from the coding sequence ATGCAATTCACCCCACTTTTACCGCTCACCATGACCGCATCCGGCGCGGTAACGGCCGAGCGTTTCGTGACCCCGGCGGGCGCGCAAGTGTCATCCGCCGGGGCGGCCGCAATCGGCGTGTCGCGCATGACCGCCGCAAATGGTGCATCGATGACCGTCGACACTTACGGTACGGCCATCATCGAGGCGGGCGGCTCGATATCGAAAGGAACAAAGGTCAAATCCGGCGCGGATGGTCGCGCATTGACTTATGACACGGGCACGGCAACCGGTATCGCATTGCAGGAATCAACCGGTGCCGGACAGCGCATCGAAATATTGGTGCTCCCGGCAGCGTAA
- a CDS encoding peptidase: MNIEIPIFKPGTHTAMSGDQRAYSDADLAATAAAYDPALFDAPAVIGHPEHNGPAWGWVESLAIKGGVLSAKLRDLDANFVEMVRAKRFKKISASFYLPDSPANPKPGVFYLRHVGFLGAAAPALKNLPAVNLSESDGALIYEEQMYYHPAANLMQSGQTGPIDHTEKPMTQENDELKNLTKKIAALEAEKAALETQSANYQEQAAAAQTALADRERAARHDSHEAFCDKLVDDGRLLPVARAVAVAALDLIAAQEKPLEFSEGGNTAQLTVDKFKAALSSFPKIVDFGERSADDGKTGKQRAIVNVPQGFDVDPKAAALHDKALAYIEQHPGTEYLTAVAAVERTA; the protein is encoded by the coding sequence ATGAATATCGAAATCCCAATTTTCAAACCCGGCACACACACCGCAATGAGCGGCGATCAACGCGCTTATTCGGATGCCGATCTGGCCGCAACGGCTGCCGCTTACGATCCGGCGTTGTTTGATGCCCCGGCGGTCATCGGCCACCCGGAACACAACGGCCCGGCCTGGGGCTGGGTGGAATCGCTCGCGATTAAGGGCGGGGTGCTGTCCGCAAAGCTTCGTGATCTTGACGCTAATTTTGTCGAGATGGTGCGCGCCAAGCGGTTCAAAAAGATTTCCGCCAGCTTTTATTTGCCGGATTCCCCGGCCAATCCGAAGCCTGGCGTTTTTTATTTGCGGCATGTAGGCTTTTTGGGTGCGGCCGCACCGGCGCTGAAAAACCTGCCCGCAGTCAATTTATCGGAATCCGACGGCGCGTTGATTTACGAGGAACAAATGTACTACCACCCCGCCGCAAATCTCATGCAATCCGGCCAAACCGGCCCAATCGACCACACGGAGAAACCAATGACGCAGGAAAATGATGAGCTCAAAAACCTTACTAAGAAAATTGCAGCACTGGAAGCCGAGAAAGCAGCGCTTGAGACACAATCCGCGAATTATCAGGAACAGGCCGCTGCTGCACAGACGGCATTGGCCGACCGCGAGCGCGCCGCCAGACATGACTCGCATGAAGCCTTTTGCGACAAACTGGTCGACGACGGACGTCTATTGCCTGTTGCTAGGGCTGTGGCCGTGGCTGCGCTGGATCTGATCGCGGCGCAGGAAAAACCGCTCGAATTCAGCGAGGGGGGCAACACAGCGCAACTGACCGTCGACAAATTCAAGGCCGCTTTATCCAGTTTCCCGAAAATCGTCGATTTTGGCGAACGCTCGGCGGACGACGGCAAAACCGGCAAACAGCGCGCAATAGTCAATGTTCCGCAGGGGTTCGATGTCGACCCCAAAGCCGCCGCGTTGCATGACAAAGCACTTGCGTACATCGAGCAGCATCCCGGCACCGAGTACCTGACGGCCGTGGCGGCAGTCGAGCGTACCGCATAA